TTTTTATCAGCATAACTCCCGTTTATTTTTAAAATCAAGTCTTTCCTGCTACTATTATATAACAGGAAAGACCGGATAAAGTATTAGAAAACCCTAAATTCTTTCAGGAATATTGTTATTTGAAGTAAATCGCTTACTTCTCGAAGCTTTGCAGATACTGTGTCATCGCGCTTTCGCTCATCGCCATGCTGGAGAATCCACCATCGTGGAAAAGATTTTGCATGGTTACTTTGCGGGTAAGATCGGAGAACATCACGATACAGTAATTTGCACATTCATCAGCAGTTGCATTACCCAGTGGAGATACACGTTCAGAGAAGTCCATCAGGTTACCCATCACTCCTACCCCGCTACCGGCAGTAGTCATAGTCGGTGACTGAGAAATAGTATTGATACGGATGCCTTTTTCGCGACCGTAGATGTAACCGAAACTACGGGTAATAGATTCGAGCAACGCTTTTGCATCAGCCATATCATTATATCCGAACAATACACGTTGAGCCGCTATGTAAGAAAGAGCAATAACAGAACCGCCTTCAGCGATAGCATCCATTTTCTTAGCAACCTGGAGCATTTTATGGAAAGAGACAGCTGAAATATCGAGCGTTTTGTGCATCATATCATAGTCCAGGTCATCGTATTCACGCTTCTTACGAACGTTCATAGACATCCCGATTGAGTGAAGTACAAAGTCAATTTTAC
The Parabacteroides sp. FAFU027 DNA segment above includes these coding regions:
- a CDS encoding enoyl-ACP reductase, translated to MSYGLLKGKRGIIFGALNEMSIAWKVAEQAVAEGAIITLSNTPMAVRMGEVNALSEKLNAPVIAADATSVADLENVFAKSQELLGGKIDFVLHSIGMSMNVRKKREYDDLDYDMMHKTLDISAVSFHKMLQVAKKMDAIAEGGSVIALSYIAAQRVLFGYNDMADAKALLESITRSFGYIYGREKGIRINTISQSPTMTTAGSGVGVMGNLMDFSERVSPLGNATADECANYCIVMFSDLTRKVTMQNLFHDGGFSSMAMSESAMTQYLQSFEK